The Oscillatoria salina IIICB1 nucleotide sequence GTAACGCACCACCTTATCACCTTTGATTCCCGCTATCGTTGCTATCATAGGCTCCGATAGTTGTTTACTGTTCGCTGCTATATTTCTCTCCCCCCTCTTGACTTTCTAGTTTACTGGAGACTTTAAAATACAAGTAGTGACTTGAAGTAAAGTTAAAAGTTAATCCCAATGAAACTAGAATTCAAAATACCTAAAATGACTTGTGATGGCTGTGTAAAGACGATCGCCAAAGCAGTTACCGATGTTGATGCTAAAGCTAAAGTTAGCGCCGATCTCAAAACTAAACTCGTTAGCGTGGAAACAGAAGCTTCTCCAACAACAATTAAAGAAGCTACGATCGCTGTTGGTTATCCTCCTGTAGAAAGTGGCTTTAAGGAAAAATTAATGTTTTGGCAAAAGTAGCGACTGCCCCTCAATCTAATACCGCTCTTAGTAACATAGTAATCATGAACTTAAGATGGATACTTTAACGCTAAAATTACGAGGCATGAGTTGTGCTTCTTGTGCTAACAGTATTGAATCAGCAATTAGCACCGTGCCAGGAGTTAAAGAGTGTAATGTAAATTTTGGTGCCGAGCAAGCCACAGTTAGTTATGACCCAGAAAAAACGAGTATAAAAGCTATTCAAAAAGCAGTTGATGAGGCAGGATATTCAGCTTTTCCTTTGCAAGAACAAGAAATGATTACGGGGGAAGATGATGCCGAAAAATCTGCCCGGAAAGCCGAATCTCGTTCGTTGTTACGGAAAATTGTTGTCGGGGGAATTATTAGTATTATTTTAATTATTGGTTCTCTACCAATGATGACAGGAATTGAGATGGCTGGATTTCCTGCTTGGTTACATAATCCTTGGTTGCAGTTAGCCTTAACTTTACCAGTGCAATTTTGGTGCGGTTATAGTTTTTATGTAAATAGTTGGAAAGCTTTTAAACATCATGCAGCGACGATGGATACGCTAATTGCTTTGGGAACAAGTGCAGCGTTTTTCTACTCATTATTTGTGACAATTTTCCCCGAATTTTTGCTGAATCAAGGATTACTGCCAGAGGTGTATTATGAAACGGCGGCAGTGATAATAACTTTGATTTTATTAGGGAAATTGTTGGAAAATCGGGCGAAGGGACAAACTTCAGAAGCAATTCGCAAATTAATC carries:
- a CDS encoding heavy-metal-associated domain-containing protein, yielding MKLEFKIPKMTCDGCVKTIAKAVTDVDAKAKVSADLKTKLVSVETEASPTTIKEATIAVGYPPVESGFKEKLMFWQK